A region of Paraburkholderia sp. BL23I1N1 DNA encodes the following proteins:
- a CDS encoding LysR substrate-binding domain-containing protein — MPALNALKAFEVAGRTGSFTRAAEMLNVTQSAVSRQVRQLESQLGETLLLRHHHHLELSAAGRILLQALQQSFDRIELTVRSLQEKTHRNRLRINAPPTFTSRWLMPRLGRLRDAHPHLELSLSTRVDDNLAESGVLDCAIRFGNGEWEGFDNRLLMNERHIAVCAPALLARQAGRVAIDLNQFTLLHVLASADQRYLTWQHWLKAAGIENVDTRGGYEFDLLDHAIRAAIDGLGVTIADRHMIGRELAEGQLVQVLNVHVDGHQSYWLVTRAEQDELPHVALFRDWLQQEIWLTERALDSSESVPSV; from the coding sequence ATGCCCGCGCTGAACGCGCTAAAAGCCTTCGAAGTCGCCGGCCGCACCGGCAGCTTCACCCGCGCAGCGGAAATGCTCAACGTGACGCAAAGCGCGGTAAGCCGCCAGGTCCGCCAACTCGAATCCCAACTCGGCGAGACCTTACTCCTGCGTCACCATCATCATCTGGAACTCTCGGCCGCCGGCCGCATCCTCCTGCAAGCACTGCAACAGTCATTCGACCGGATCGAGCTCACAGTCCGCAGCCTGCAAGAGAAAACCCACCGCAATCGCCTGCGTATCAACGCACCACCCACCTTCACGAGCCGCTGGCTGATGCCGCGTCTCGGACGTCTGCGTGACGCGCATCCGCATCTCGAACTCAGCCTGTCGACCCGCGTCGACGACAATCTCGCCGAATCAGGCGTGCTCGACTGCGCCATCCGCTTCGGTAACGGCGAGTGGGAAGGCTTCGACAACCGTCTGCTGATGAACGAACGGCATATCGCCGTCTGCGCGCCCGCATTGCTCGCACGCCAGGCCGGCCGCGTCGCCATCGACCTGAATCAGTTCACGCTGCTGCATGTGCTCGCGAGCGCCGATCAGCGCTACCTGACCTGGCAACATTGGTTAAAAGCAGCCGGCATTGAAAACGTCGACACCCGTGGCGGCTACGAATTCGATCTGCTCGATCACGCAATCCGCGCGGCCATTGACGGCCTCGGCGTGACGATCGCCGATCGTCACATGATCGGCCGTGAACTCGCGGAAGGCCAGCTCGTGCAGGTGCTGAATGTGCACGTCGACGGGCATCAGTCGTACTGGCTCGTCACGCGCGCGGAACAGGACGAACTGCCGCACGTCGCGTTGTTCCGCGACTGGCTGCAGCAGGAAATCTGGTTGACCGAGCGCGCGCTCGATTCGTCGGAGTCGGTGCCGTCAGTTTGA